From Triticum aestivum cultivar Chinese Spring chromosome 7B, IWGSC CS RefSeq v2.1, whole genome shotgun sequence:
ggcgctcctccccattacaccgtcacaataccgcacccggtcgccctggacaccggcacatgccgccggcttccgctgcgttccggtgctattatgttggcataggttacatcgtgtgtctacccccgctatatatgagaggcctaggatacaagtgtcctattaggacacaactccacatcctatgtaaacacaatacaactcctagtccaactgtaacctaccttgtacacaatattcgacacaactctaacagtcACCAATGCTCAAGTGGTTGATTATTTCATGGCTCGAAGGAATAGAACATACTAAAGGTAATTTTCAGATTTTTTGCCATTTAAGTACTTTTATTTGGGAAGTTTATTATGTTCTACTGGTGAGTTTAATTCTATTTGTATCTTTTAGGTTACGGAACCTTGTTGTCCGACAATGTATGTTGAAATTTGAAAATGCAAGACATTCTTTTCAAGTAATAATGTCCCTTGTTTTATCAATACTGTAAGCATTTTGATGGCTACATTTTGTGTTTACAAATCGCCTTCAATTATATTATATTCAATAATGTGTGCTAGAAGTAATGAAATACACCTTTATGCAATACATCGTTGCATTGAACCATCCGTCCGCGAAATCCAACGGCCATGATTGTTCTATACCGCTGCAATCAGACCAACCGGATGGCGAGCAGTATAGGTAGCACCGGTCGTTGTTCTCGACCACCAGTATACTGTATACATGTTCTGCAGTTCAGCCCGTCCCCGACCCACTCCGGACGCTGGTAGACTTCCGATGGCCACCGCTGTGCCTTCTCTTCTTCCCCAGCCCGTCTTCGCTCCCTTGCAAGCCTGAATCCTTTTCCTTCCCCATGCATGGATCCGGCGCTCGACAGCATGGCATAGGCTTCAGCCTGGACGGCTGGACCGTGCTTTTCTTCTCCAATAGGTCCGACGGCCATGAGGCATTGGCCTGCCCATGGTGAACATACCTCACACTGCTCTCGTTTTGTCCTGGTTCACAACGGTGGTGATGAAACAACCTGGCGCCGTTGTCCGTTGGCACGGAGACTTGCCGTGTACAAAAGTTCGCCGTCCCGGCCATGGCGCCCAGGCAGGACCGAGGAGCACGCTGAACGAGCTGTGACCACCATGTCTTGTTCCATGTATGTCTGTGATGGGGTTGGGCGACGTAGATAGAGAAATGGGGACACGACGCCAAGGTAGACGAGCAAGTCGGGTCGCAGTATGCGGCACGCGGCAGCAAGGTTAGCTAGCTAGCGCATGGCGGCCATGAGAGCGAGCAAGCGAAATAGGCTGGCATCTTGGTTAATAcacagggggtgtttgtttccagtgACTTTTTGGTgtagagactagaaaaagtccctagcaaaccaaacagggtgGGACTTTTTTGGACTTTTtactaaaagtccttagaagcacctccttgagagtctttttaAAAAGTCCCAggaactagaaaaagtcctaggactagagaaacaAACAACACCATAATCCCGTTTAGGCCTCAGGTACTGAAGAATGAAATTAACGGTAGGATTTAGTTATactggtcccccccccccccaagcagtATAGGGTACCCTAAAAAAGCTAAAAAAAATTATGCTTGTTAAAGTGGTGCATCGGGAGCTCCGCCCCTGCCTATATGTACGCCCACAAGGCTCAGTCAGCAAAACATCAGTTTCACCAATCTCCCATCTATTCCTTCTAGGCTTAGTACATGTACACTCGGAAGGGTCTTAAAGAGGTGGAGAGGTTGGCAGTGGCACGCGAAGCGAAGGGCGCAGCAGGAGGTTGGCCTTCCGCCGAGCGGTGACACCGAATTGCTCTGTCATGTCGAACTCGGCCAGGTTTGAGATGTTGGGCGCCTCCCAGTCAAAGTGGAGCAGCATGCTAGCAAGCGGGAGTTTCACGCCGGCCAGGCCAAACGCCATCCCGGGGCACATTCTCCGCCCAGCGCCGAACGGCAGCAGCTCGAAATCTGTCCCCCTAAAGTCCACGTCTACCCCAGCGCCAGACTCGAAGCGCTCCGGCCGGAACTCGGCCGCGTCGGGCCCCCAGGATCGCTCGTCACGGCCTAGTGCCCAGGTATTGACGATCACTTGCGTGCCCTTGAGCACGTCGAAGCCCAGAACTTTGCATGGTTCCTGGCACTCACGCGGGAGCATCAGCGGCAGCGGCGGGTGCAGACGGAACGTCTCCCGGATGACCAGGCGCATGTATGGGAGCTCGCCGAGCTTGCCCTCGTCGACCGTGCCATCACCCTCGAAGGCTCGCCGTACCTCCGCCGTCGCCTTCACCATCGCTGCTGGGTTCTTCACCAGCTCCGCCATCGCCCACTCTAGTGTGGTCGCCGACGTCTCGCTCCCGGCGCTGAAGATGTCCTACGCGCAGGTCAAATCAATATTGATAAGGAGGGGTTAGAAGACACGGCAGAGATCCGTGCAATATATACAGTCTGAAATGTAGCTAACTCGATATATACAATATGGATGGGATGCTCACAAAAATGACGCCTTCGACGGCAAGCATGTCGATGACACCGTCTTTGTGTATTTTGAGGAGCACGTCCAGCACGTCCTCCTCGCCGCCctggccctcctccctcctctctagATGCTCGTGGATGATGCCCTTGATGATCCCGAACACGCTGGCATGGATCTCCTCGGCACGGCGGAGGGCGTTGCTGAGCCGTCCGGCGAGCCACGATGACGGCCAGAGGTCCGCCGTGTTAAGCCCGGTGGCAAGGCAGACTATTCTGTCAAGCTCATGCAGGAACAAGTCCCGCTGCTTGGAGTCGCACCGGCTGCCCATGACGGCGCGGAACGTGCCGTCGGAGACGAGCGCGGACAGCAGCACGCGCAAGTCCACCACGGGACCGGCGGACTGGATGGCGCAGAGCATGGTGGCGACCTCCTCCTCGCGGATGGCTCGGAAGGAGCGCACGCGTCCCGCCGTAAGGACCTCCGTGACGGCGATCTTGCGGAGCTGGCGCCAGTAGTCGCCGTAGGGCGCGAAGATCATGTCCCGGCCGCCGCAGGTGAGGACGCCCATGGTAGCCGTGAGCCGCCGCGTCGCGAAGACCAGGTCCTGGGTCTTGAGTACCTCGCGCGCCGCGTCTGGTGACGACAACACAATTGTGGGCACTGAGCCGAGCCGGAGCAGCATGACCGGCCCGTGGCGCATGGCCAGGTCGCGCAAGGCACGGTGCGGGAGCTGCCTGACGAGGTGGTGCAGGCTTCCGATGACCGGCAGCTGCCACGGCCCCGGCGGGAGCCGCAGACTGTTGTTTGCCTTCTTTCTCCATGTAACTGCAAGCGCCAGGGGCGCGAGGACGAGAGCCCAGACGAGGTAGACGGAGTAGTACTGGGAGGTGGTGGTGTCCTCCATTTGTATGTGCTATGAAGGACGTCGCATGCCTGAGAGATTCCAAATCATTTCGACCACATATATATAGacttcagtttgtctaattcacatctagatattTTTTTAAGGATGTCACGTGTAAGCTGCCATAAATAACACAGCAACAAAGAATAAATAAAAGCTGGCACAAAAAAAAACTACCAACATAGTAAACATCAGGTTAGATGTGatataactatgtcacatctagacaTAGACTTCTCCGAGACTTTCGACATGTATGCAACTCTCTCGATCGATAACAACATAGTAGAAAATATCTCAACCCTGCTCTGCCAAAATAAAGTTTACACATACCCTAGAGGGCTAAAGTTGAAGAAGGCGTACATCCTCCTCCATACAAACAGCCGTATACATATTGCCTACCACCGGCGCTCCGGCTGCTAAGGAATATAGTACCCGCACGTGCCGCACCACTAATTCCAGATCTGAGCCGTAAATTTCCACACCCTCCAAAGAAGTTTTTCTAAGCATGTGACGTGGACCGAACACTGGATGCATCATCGAGCTCAGCGCACAGGTAGCTGTCGTGATCGAGTACATCGACCGGTAGTATATATCCACATAATTAATGGGAAGCAAGTTGCGTGTCTCCACGGCACAGAAGATTCCACAAGCTGCCTGCACACAAATATATCCCTGTCCATTTAGTGCTAACATGTAATTTCTTGGTCATGCACGTGCATATGAGTGTTTGACAAAAACAAGTATGTGGAATTTccatctttctttcttttttgagttGGAAATTTCCATCTTTCGAGAGCCGTTAATGAATAGACTAGGAAACATGCTCATGGGTTGCTACGGGATGGAGGGGCAGTGGCATGGAGGACTTCCGCTGAGTGTAATTTTTCTCGACTTTGAAGCACATTCTTCAAGAGTAGTAACTAATTCAAAGGATTTTTTAAGTTAGAGCACACATGATGTTTCTCGCCTCACTTGAATAAGATATTGTATCAGACCGTCAATATATAGTGACAACATGCATCTCACCAGTATTTTAAACAATGTAGTGATGATAAAAATATAATACCTGCAACACTTATGTTGTTGAGTTATTGATATCACACAATAAAAATGTCATATACTTCACTTAGCGCCCAAGCATATTATGTGTGTGCTAACCATGAAGTCCTTGTCGTATAGATGGATAACTTCGTGTTCCGTCGCTATATATCCAGGATTTTCCATCGCAATTGAATCTTTCCTTAGTGTGTTGGGTCTCAATTCACGGTTAGCTGTAATTTGCTCTATTCTAGCTTTCTTTTATTCTGGTTGCATATTTGCGTCTTTCTGCCTTTCTTATGCATGCTTTGTTAACTTTTGTGTTggcttcatgtttgcatttttcTTCTTTCCTTATGTGTCTTTTTTGCAACTGGGTCAAATATTTAGTTCTTTTGTTTAGTTCATAGGCTTCACGacgttttttttagttttttttcttcattGGTCATCCATACATACCGCTCTCtatctccttttcttctttgttcctTGCCATCCATGACTCGAGATTGCCATTCAAATTGCTTGCCTGTAAGAAAGATTTGTATACTATATAAATCTTCTGCTGATTAAAAAACTAATATGAAATTTTCATAAATATATATGGTATATTTAGCGATTTATAAATAAATCTAATTACGTTGGATATAAGCATCAGAATATATGTGTTGTTTGCATGCTAGAGTATCATTGCTATATACACCATGTTTTTCGTGGGACTTCACTGCGACGTTGTAGATTAGTCCGTCGATGCCCAGTGACAAAGCAAACCACACTGATAGATTAAGCATTGCACTGACCTCGGACAATAAAAATATCGTATATACAACACTTTCAAAGTAATTTTACATTGATGCAATTGTTCTTGTTTTCCATAGCATCAATGTTTGGGTCAAAAGGATGTATAAGGTGGTTGCCTCATTCCTCCGTACCACCTTCAACATGACCATCTTGAGGGACATCAAGCATGCCATCTTCTTCCTGATCCGGAACAACATCTTTATTGAAAACAATTAAACTCTATGGCCATGACATGTATATGCCTATGTTTTAGCCGATGGTTTATTATGCACTTGTATAAACCGGAATAAGCGGCGCCTAGAGATAATTTATGTATTTACTTCATTGGTCATCCAGGCATACATGTTTACGCCGTGTGTGTCCTGATCTATGTAGTCATCAGTTGTATGTCAAAAACACAAACCCTGCAAAATTGTGTGCACAGGGCAAGCGATTTGGTCGATAAAGGAGTGCGTCCCTCCTAGTTAATTCTTCTTTCTTTAATCTGCCTAGTTATCTAGCTAATCCAATCCTTATTCTGTTCGGGGAGTGTTCCGCGTGTCCAACCTGCTCGGGTGCCCGTTGCAAGACAACTATGTGGTGCACTAGGCACGCGTGGACAAGCCGCCCCTCACTGGCGGGAGCGCATCTCCGCTTTCTTTACCGAAGATATGCAACCGAGCCAATTTAGTGAAAGCAGGCTGTTTCAAGGGCCTTCTCCTGCCGTTTATGTTATATTTCAAAAGGTTTGGTATCTGAATCCGATTTCTCCGTGCCTTTGCTCCCTCTTACCCCACTTGCGGATTAATTCCTTTGTTCTGGTTTCCGTCATAGACCAAGAAATTAGTGGGTAAGAAGCAaagagggtcaatacatgtgtatgaatgaaactcaacacaaatgatggtaataaaatacaattgtgaatatttttgcttatgcacttcatactgttttttagagtagccccgcttattcttggccgtctcgttgtagatgaactcacaaagtagtatccacagaaatcatttacTTGTTcccgccacaagcactttacgagaaatagaggtcaatcaaaccgataagcaagcatgctaaatggtatcgATGAAACTAGCTATAATTAATGGGAGATGCAcggaactaggtagtagtacttactttccgGCGTTTAAATGTCAGCTCGGTCGGCAGTCCCGGAGAAAttgcggtgaactctttccaaaccctgccagacaaagaaaataattacttgatatcaggaaatgaataaagttgctgatatggtgcgataatgattgattgaacttacttctggagcattcgaGTCATCTCCGCATAGTCCTcgagatcttttcgtctcgagtctaagacggttacttctccctgctcaagcttaatcactaggagaataaagtgaaagctgcgcacgcattcacaactcatcagttacatgactataacctcgagtaataagggaaaccgaatatgcacaagacagtaacactcacttcaagttgtaaggaaagagtattttatctttgctttgatttttgagcaacgattgtagcaagttgtccttggTTTCTGTGACATTCTTTTgaaccgtccattcatgtatgacatttgggttaatgaacccaatctCACAGATTTGtgttttctgcattcgacgatcttcaatctgcataatatagtgaggataattatatatacatgcaatgaaagagctgagctgtatatatagagacttaattacaaaaagtagtacttacagacagtagcaagccacaagtgatttgtcgagggccttttgattatAGAACTAGAAAAACTCGCCAAAATCAACAGTTAACAGTTCTTGGCCAATGAAGTCGTGgtcctctttaattctcatcgaCAAAGCATCCTTTCCAGActcgctgcaggttttcatgtaccattcatggaatcttcgcatcatcgttgttagagcaagagttccatctttgacgagaggcttctcaTAATGGTATTTGAAtttgtccacctccattgtatcaaaatgtacatcgtcgggcatgTAATCACCAGGATTGGTACCGTGCAGCATCAGCGGCTGATTTgcaacgatatcgctagacaccttgagcggggggaatGATTGGTTCTCCTATtctccgagctggggaatttttttcctacttcttcgttcttttaaccttttgtcacttgaagtaCTTCCCAACCGGCGGGCTTCTTGCAATGTCTTTTTAAGATAGCGGAGATGATTGTTACCCGGCgaaggcggt
This genomic window contains:
- the LOC123158045 gene encoding zealexin A1 synthase-like, coding for MEDTTTSQYYSVYLVWALVLAPLALAVTWRKKANNSLRLPPGPWQLPVIGSLHHLVRQLPHRALRDLAMRHGPVMLLRLGSVPTIVLSSPDAAREVLKTQDLVFATRRLTATMGVLTCGGRDMIFAPYGDYWRQLRKIAVTEVLTAGRVRSFRAIREEEVATMLCAIQSAGPVVDLRVLLSALVSDGTFRAVMGSRCDSKQRDLFLHELDRIVCLATGLNTADLWPSSWLAGRLSNALRRAEEIHASVFGIIKGIIHEHLERREEGQGGEEDVLDVLLKIHKDGVIDMLAVEGVIFDIFSAGSETSATTLEWAMAELVKNPAAMVKATAEVRRAFEGDGTVDEGKLGELPYMRLVIRETFRLHPPLPLMLPRECQEPCKVLGFDVLKGTQVIVNTWALGRDERSWGPDAAEFRPERFESGAGVDVDFRGTDFELLPFGAGRRMCPGMAFGLAGVKLPLASMLLHFDWEAPNISNLAEFDMTEQFGVTARRKANLLLRPSLRVPLPTSPPL